The Terriglobia bacterium DNA segment ATGGATTCGATGAGGTGTTTGGTTTCGGGTGAGGTGAGGAGTTCGAGTTCATGCAGGCGGGAGACGCGAAGGCGGGTGCGGATTTTGTCCAGATCGGAGTCGTTATAGCCGGGGTGGCAGACGAGTTCCCACGTGCCTTCAGGCATGTTTTCGAGTAGCGCACGAAAGAGCCTGGCGTCGAGATCGCCAGTTGTGATCACGCCCAGGCTACCATCAGGAGTTTTGAAACCGGCGTCTTTGACCAGGTGCAGCCACTTGGATCGCAAAATGCGGAGAGCGCGAACCTGCAGTACGCGCTTCACGAGAGAGAGATTTCGGCGCAAATATGAGACGGGCAGCGGATTTTCGGGTTCGAACGGATTTCGCACACGCGTGATTCCACAGCTTCGGGCAGCGCGCAAAGCAGGGCCGAGAATGTGCGGGAACATGTGCGAGTGCTTGTGCGCATCGAAGTGCGAAGGCTGTATTCCTGCTGACAAGATCTTCTTGAATTGCGCAAGGGCCTCGGTCTCGATTTCGGCAGGATCGAGTTTACGGCGCTGTGCTGCCCACGCGAATTCGCCAATTCCCTGGCGAAACGAGGAGGAGGTTTTCAGCAGGCTGGATACGCGCTCGGGTTGCGTGACGGGCACACCGTCGACGAGCACCAAATGGCAGCCAATGCTGAGGGCTGCTGTCGCGTGCGATCGGATCTGATCAACGGCGTTCGT contains these protein-coding regions:
- a CDS encoding ChbG/HpnK family deacetylase, whose amino-acid sequence is MRRLIINADDLGLTPGVNRAIFEANANGIVTSSTLMANSAAFTNAVDQIRSHATAALSIGCHLVLVDGVPVTQPERVSSLLKTSSSFRQGIGEFAWAAQRRKLDPAEIETEALAQFKKILSAGIQPSHFDAHKHSHMFPHILGPALRAARSCGITRVRNPFEPENPLPVSYLRRNLSLVKRVLQVRALRILRSKWLHLVKDAGFKTPDGSLGVITTGDLDARLFRALLENMPEGTWELVCHPGYNDSDLDKIRTRLRVSRLHELELLTSPETKHLIESIGIELITYNEL